One window of the Triticum dicoccoides isolate Atlit2015 ecotype Zavitan chromosome 3B, WEW_v2.0, whole genome shotgun sequence genome contains the following:
- the LOC119278680 gene encoding G-type lectin S-receptor-like serine/threonine-protein kinase B120 isoform X3: MALVRRFLSLFPAAVLAWFTTAFASPPPFMSDTVFQASTGSGSTGRSLLQIDCPMDFEYQNYTIITSRCKGPHYPPTECCDSFKDFACQFAVYINNKSTNCADTMISSINFFGKYPEDLFTDECHIGKEGVSCEGVPRIDTGVSSGHNSRPRALRIIAVAAPLLSILMCFICSVVWMRRRRKGKVNLHHQAAMNRPEEDPYVWRLDENSSEFTLFDFSGILHATNNFSKEAQLGQGGFGPVYKGQLPDGMEIAVKRLASHSGQGFREFKNEVELAAKLQHNNLVKLMGCCIEGDEKLLVYEYLANKSLDFFIFDESRTTLVDWSKRCVIIEGIAQGLMYLHMHSPLRIIHRDLKASNILLDLDMNPKISDFGLAKTFSSNDTEGSTERVMGTHGYMSPEYASQGIYSVKSDVFSFGVLLLEILSGKRNTGFHGHEDFVNLLGYSWQLWEGGRCLELVAASIANEVHAAEATRYGRSYLKPTGVKEPTRCPRAMELGRPSRDFLVV; this comes from the exons ATGGCGCTGGTCCGTCGGTTCCTGTCTCTCTTCCCTGCCGCCGTCCTGGCCTGGTTCACCACCGCCTTCGCCTCTCCGCCTCCCTTCATGTCTG ACACCGTCTTCCAGGCCAGCACCGGATCCGGATCTACGGGGAGGAGCTTGCTTCAGATAG ACTGCCCTATGGACTTTGAGTACCAGAACTACACAATCATCACAAGCCGATGCAAAGGGCCACATTACCCTCCTACGGAATGCTGTGATTCTTTCAAGGATTTTGCATGCCAATTTGCTGTGTATATCAACAACAAGAGCACTAACTGTGCAGACACAATGATATCCAGCATCAATTTCTTTGGCAAGTACCCAGAAGACCTATTCACCGATGAGTGCCACATAGGCAAGGAAGGGGTTTCCTGCGAAGGCGTCCCAAGGATAGACACCGGCGTGTCAAGTG GACACAACTCACGTCCGAGGGCGCTGCGGATTATTGCCGTGGCAGCTCCATTACTGTCAATACTCATGTGCTTTATTTGTTCTGTTGTATGGATGAGAAGACGAAGAAAAG GAAAGGTAAACTTACACCATCAAGCTGCCATGAATAGGCCGGAAGAAGACCCATATGTTTGGAGATTGGACGAGAATAGTTCAGAGTTCACTCTGTTTGACTTCTCTGGGATATTGCATGCTACAAACAACTTCTCCAAAGAAGCCCAACTTGGGCAAGGTGGTTTTGGCCCTGTCTACAAG GGCCAATTACCAGATGGAATGGAAATTGCAGTTAAAAGGCTTGCCTCACATTCAGGACAAGGTTTCAGAGAATTTAAAAATGAAGTGGAACTTGCTGCAAAACTACAACACAATAATTTGGTCAAGCTCATGGGATGTTGCATTGAGGGAGACGAAAAACTTTTGGTGTACGAATATTTGGCAAATAAGAGCTTGGACTTCTTTATCTTTG ATGAAAGCAGAACAACTTTGGTTGATTGGAGTAAAAGATGTGTGATAATTGAAGGGATAGCCCAAGGTCTTATGTATCTCCACATGCACTCGCCGTTGCGTATCATACACAGAGATCTTAAAGCCAGCAATATTCTCTTAGACCTGGACATGAATCCTAAAATTTCTGACTTTGGGCTAGCAAAAACTTTCAGCTCCAATGATACTGAAGGAAGCACAGAGAGGGTGATGGGAACACA TGGTTATATGTCTCCGGAGTATGCATCTCAAGGGATTTACTCGGTCAAATCTGACGTATTCAGCTTTGGTGTGTTACTTCTCGAGATTCTTAGCGGAAAAAGGAACActggtttccatgggcatgaagacTTTGTTAACCTCCTTGGATAT TCATGGCAACTATGGGAAGGTGGACGGTGTCTTGAGCTCGTCGCAGCATCGATTGCTAATGAGGTCCATGCGGCGGAGGCTACGAG GTACGGCAGATCCTATCTGAAGCCCACGGGTGTCAAAGAGCCGACGCGATGCCCGCGAGCGATGGAATTGGGACGGCCTAGCAGGGACTTTCTTGTCGTTTGA
- the LOC119278680 gene encoding G-type lectin S-receptor-like serine/threonine-protein kinase B120 isoform X2, which yields MALVRRFLSLFPAAVLAWFTTAFASPPPFMSDTVFQASTGSGSTGRSLLQIDCPMDFEYQNYTIITSRCKGPHYPPTECCDSFKDFACQFAVYINNKSTNCADTMISSINFFGKYPEDLFTDECHIGKEGVSCEGVPRIDTGVSSGKVNLHHQAAMNRPEEDPYVWRLDENSSEFTLFDFSGILHATNNFSKEAQLGQGGFGPVYKGQLPDGMEIAVKRLASHSGQGFREFKNEVELAAKLQHNNLVKLMGCCIEGDEKLLVYEYLANKSLDFFIFDESRTTLVDWSKRCVIIEGIAQGLMYLHMHSPLRIIHRDLKASNILLDLDMNPKISDFGLAKTFSSNDTEGSTERVMGTHGYMSPEYASQGIYSVKSDVFSFGVLLLEILSGKRNTGFHGHEDFVNLLGYSWQLWEGGRCLELVAASIANEVHAAEATRYINIALMCVQEHADDRPTMSNIVTMLNSESVVLPEPNHPAYFNTTASKEDESASVPCSYNGVTITEEPVGR from the exons ATGGCGCTGGTCCGTCGGTTCCTGTCTCTCTTCCCTGCCGCCGTCCTGGCCTGGTTCACCACCGCCTTCGCCTCTCCGCCTCCCTTCATGTCTG ACACCGTCTTCCAGGCCAGCACCGGATCCGGATCTACGGGGAGGAGCTTGCTTCAGATAG ACTGCCCTATGGACTTTGAGTACCAGAACTACACAATCATCACAAGCCGATGCAAAGGGCCACATTACCCTCCTACGGAATGCTGTGATTCTTTCAAGGATTTTGCATGCCAATTTGCTGTGTATATCAACAACAAGAGCACTAACTGTGCAGACACAATGATATCCAGCATCAATTTCTTTGGCAAGTACCCAGAAGACCTATTCACCGATGAGTGCCACATAGGCAAGGAAGGGGTTTCCTGCGAAGGCGTCCCAAGGATAGACACCGGCGTGTCAAGTG GAAAGGTAAACTTACACCATCAAGCTGCCATGAATAGGCCGGAAGAAGACCCATATGTTTGGAGATTGGACGAGAATAGTTCAGAGTTCACTCTGTTTGACTTCTCTGGGATATTGCATGCTACAAACAACTTCTCCAAAGAAGCCCAACTTGGGCAAGGTGGTTTTGGCCCTGTCTACAAG GGCCAATTACCAGATGGAATGGAAATTGCAGTTAAAAGGCTTGCCTCACATTCAGGACAAGGTTTCAGAGAATTTAAAAATGAAGTGGAACTTGCTGCAAAACTACAACACAATAATTTGGTCAAGCTCATGGGATGTTGCATTGAGGGAGACGAAAAACTTTTGGTGTACGAATATTTGGCAAATAAGAGCTTGGACTTCTTTATCTTTG ATGAAAGCAGAACAACTTTGGTTGATTGGAGTAAAAGATGTGTGATAATTGAAGGGATAGCCCAAGGTCTTATGTATCTCCACATGCACTCGCCGTTGCGTATCATACACAGAGATCTTAAAGCCAGCAATATTCTCTTAGACCTGGACATGAATCCTAAAATTTCTGACTTTGGGCTAGCAAAAACTTTCAGCTCCAATGATACTGAAGGAAGCACAGAGAGGGTGATGGGAACACA TGGTTATATGTCTCCGGAGTATGCATCTCAAGGGATTTACTCGGTCAAATCTGACGTATTCAGCTTTGGTGTGTTACTTCTCGAGATTCTTAGCGGAAAAAGGAACActggtttccatgggcatgaagacTTTGTTAACCTCCTTGGATAT TCATGGCAACTATGGGAAGGTGGACGGTGTCTTGAGCTCGTCGCAGCATCGATTGCTAATGAGGTCCATGCGGCGGAGGCTACGAGGTACATTAACATTGCACTAATGTGCGTACAAGAGCATGCAGACGATCGACCGACCATGTCAAACATTGTCACGATGCTAAACAGCGAGAGTGTGGTTCTTCCGGAGCCTAACCATCCGGCATACTTCAACACAACAGCATCTAAGGAAGATGAATCGGCTAGTGTTCCATGCAGCTATAATGGCGTGACCATCACTGAGGAGCCAGTTGGCAGATAG
- the LOC119278680 gene encoding G-type lectin S-receptor-like serine/threonine-protein kinase B120 isoform X1 yields MALVRRFLSLFPAAVLAWFTTAFASPPPFMSDTVFQASTGSGSTGRSLLQIDCPMDFEYQNYTIITSRCKGPHYPPTECCDSFKDFACQFAVYINNKSTNCADTMISSINFFGKYPEDLFTDECHIGKEGVSCEGVPRIDTGVSSGHNSRPRALRIIAVAAPLLSILMCFICSVVWMRRRRKGKVNLHHQAAMNRPEEDPYVWRLDENSSEFTLFDFSGILHATNNFSKEAQLGQGGFGPVYKGQLPDGMEIAVKRLASHSGQGFREFKNEVELAAKLQHNNLVKLMGCCIEGDEKLLVYEYLANKSLDFFIFDESRTTLVDWSKRCVIIEGIAQGLMYLHMHSPLRIIHRDLKASNILLDLDMNPKISDFGLAKTFSSNDTEGSTERVMGTHGYMSPEYASQGIYSVKSDVFSFGVLLLEILSGKRNTGFHGHEDFVNLLGYSWQLWEGGRCLELVAASIANEVHAAEATRYINIALMCVQEHADDRPTMSNIVTMLNSESVVLPEPNHPAYFNTTASKEDESASVPCSYNGVTITEEPVGR; encoded by the exons ATGGCGCTGGTCCGTCGGTTCCTGTCTCTCTTCCCTGCCGCCGTCCTGGCCTGGTTCACCACCGCCTTCGCCTCTCCGCCTCCCTTCATGTCTG ACACCGTCTTCCAGGCCAGCACCGGATCCGGATCTACGGGGAGGAGCTTGCTTCAGATAG ACTGCCCTATGGACTTTGAGTACCAGAACTACACAATCATCACAAGCCGATGCAAAGGGCCACATTACCCTCCTACGGAATGCTGTGATTCTTTCAAGGATTTTGCATGCCAATTTGCTGTGTATATCAACAACAAGAGCACTAACTGTGCAGACACAATGATATCCAGCATCAATTTCTTTGGCAAGTACCCAGAAGACCTATTCACCGATGAGTGCCACATAGGCAAGGAAGGGGTTTCCTGCGAAGGCGTCCCAAGGATAGACACCGGCGTGTCAAGTG GACACAACTCACGTCCGAGGGCGCTGCGGATTATTGCCGTGGCAGCTCCATTACTGTCAATACTCATGTGCTTTATTTGTTCTGTTGTATGGATGAGAAGACGAAGAAAAG GAAAGGTAAACTTACACCATCAAGCTGCCATGAATAGGCCGGAAGAAGACCCATATGTTTGGAGATTGGACGAGAATAGTTCAGAGTTCACTCTGTTTGACTTCTCTGGGATATTGCATGCTACAAACAACTTCTCCAAAGAAGCCCAACTTGGGCAAGGTGGTTTTGGCCCTGTCTACAAG GGCCAATTACCAGATGGAATGGAAATTGCAGTTAAAAGGCTTGCCTCACATTCAGGACAAGGTTTCAGAGAATTTAAAAATGAAGTGGAACTTGCTGCAAAACTACAACACAATAATTTGGTCAAGCTCATGGGATGTTGCATTGAGGGAGACGAAAAACTTTTGGTGTACGAATATTTGGCAAATAAGAGCTTGGACTTCTTTATCTTTG ATGAAAGCAGAACAACTTTGGTTGATTGGAGTAAAAGATGTGTGATAATTGAAGGGATAGCCCAAGGTCTTATGTATCTCCACATGCACTCGCCGTTGCGTATCATACACAGAGATCTTAAAGCCAGCAATATTCTCTTAGACCTGGACATGAATCCTAAAATTTCTGACTTTGGGCTAGCAAAAACTTTCAGCTCCAATGATACTGAAGGAAGCACAGAGAGGGTGATGGGAACACA TGGTTATATGTCTCCGGAGTATGCATCTCAAGGGATTTACTCGGTCAAATCTGACGTATTCAGCTTTGGTGTGTTACTTCTCGAGATTCTTAGCGGAAAAAGGAACActggtttccatgggcatgaagacTTTGTTAACCTCCTTGGATAT TCATGGCAACTATGGGAAGGTGGACGGTGTCTTGAGCTCGTCGCAGCATCGATTGCTAATGAGGTCCATGCGGCGGAGGCTACGAGGTACATTAACATTGCACTAATGTGCGTACAAGAGCATGCAGACGATCGACCGACCATGTCAAACATTGTCACGATGCTAAACAGCGAGAGTGTGGTTCTTCCGGAGCCTAACCATCCGGCATACTTCAACACAACAGCATCTAAGGAAGATGAATCGGCTAGTGTTCCATGCAGCTATAATGGCGTGACCATCACTGAGGAGCCAGTTGGCAGATAG
- the LOC119278680 gene encoding G-type lectin S-receptor-like serine/threonine-protein kinase B120 isoform X4, whose translation MDFEYQNYTIITSRCKGPHYPPTECCDSFKDFACQFAVYINNKSTNCADTMISSINFFGKYPEDLFTDECHIGKEGVSCEGVPRIDTGVSSGHNSRPRALRIIAVAAPLLSILMCFICSVVWMRRRRKGKVNLHHQAAMNRPEEDPYVWRLDENSSEFTLFDFSGILHATNNFSKEAQLGQGGFGPVYKGQLPDGMEIAVKRLASHSGQGFREFKNEVELAAKLQHNNLVKLMGCCIEGDEKLLVYEYLANKSLDFFIFDESRTTLVDWSKRCVIIEGIAQGLMYLHMHSPLRIIHRDLKASNILLDLDMNPKISDFGLAKTFSSNDTEGSTERVMGTHGYMSPEYASQGIYSVKSDVFSFGVLLLEILSGKRNTGFHGHEDFVNLLGYSWQLWEGGRCLELVAASIANEVHAAEATRYINIALMCVQEHADDRPTMSNIVTMLNSESVVLPEPNHPAYFNTTASKEDESASVPCSYNGVTITEEPVGR comes from the exons ATGGACTTTGAGTACCAGAACTACACAATCATCACAAGCCGATGCAAAGGGCCACATTACCCTCCTACGGAATGCTGTGATTCTTTCAAGGATTTTGCATGCCAATTTGCTGTGTATATCAACAACAAGAGCACTAACTGTGCAGACACAATGATATCCAGCATCAATTTCTTTGGCAAGTACCCAGAAGACCTATTCACCGATGAGTGCCACATAGGCAAGGAAGGGGTTTCCTGCGAAGGCGTCCCAAGGATAGACACCGGCGTGTCAAGTG GACACAACTCACGTCCGAGGGCGCTGCGGATTATTGCCGTGGCAGCTCCATTACTGTCAATACTCATGTGCTTTATTTGTTCTGTTGTATGGATGAGAAGACGAAGAAAAG GAAAGGTAAACTTACACCATCAAGCTGCCATGAATAGGCCGGAAGAAGACCCATATGTTTGGAGATTGGACGAGAATAGTTCAGAGTTCACTCTGTTTGACTTCTCTGGGATATTGCATGCTACAAACAACTTCTCCAAAGAAGCCCAACTTGGGCAAGGTGGTTTTGGCCCTGTCTACAAG GGCCAATTACCAGATGGAATGGAAATTGCAGTTAAAAGGCTTGCCTCACATTCAGGACAAGGTTTCAGAGAATTTAAAAATGAAGTGGAACTTGCTGCAAAACTACAACACAATAATTTGGTCAAGCTCATGGGATGTTGCATTGAGGGAGACGAAAAACTTTTGGTGTACGAATATTTGGCAAATAAGAGCTTGGACTTCTTTATCTTTG ATGAAAGCAGAACAACTTTGGTTGATTGGAGTAAAAGATGTGTGATAATTGAAGGGATAGCCCAAGGTCTTATGTATCTCCACATGCACTCGCCGTTGCGTATCATACACAGAGATCTTAAAGCCAGCAATATTCTCTTAGACCTGGACATGAATCCTAAAATTTCTGACTTTGGGCTAGCAAAAACTTTCAGCTCCAATGATACTGAAGGAAGCACAGAGAGGGTGATGGGAACACA TGGTTATATGTCTCCGGAGTATGCATCTCAAGGGATTTACTCGGTCAAATCTGACGTATTCAGCTTTGGTGTGTTACTTCTCGAGATTCTTAGCGGAAAAAGGAACActggtttccatgggcatgaagacTTTGTTAACCTCCTTGGATAT TCATGGCAACTATGGGAAGGTGGACGGTGTCTTGAGCTCGTCGCAGCATCGATTGCTAATGAGGTCCATGCGGCGGAGGCTACGAGGTACATTAACATTGCACTAATGTGCGTACAAGAGCATGCAGACGATCGACCGACCATGTCAAACATTGTCACGATGCTAAACAGCGAGAGTGTGGTTCTTCCGGAGCCTAACCATCCGGCATACTTCAACACAACAGCATCTAAGGAAGATGAATCGGCTAGTGTTCCATGCAGCTATAATGGCGTGACCATCACTGAGGAGCCAGTTGGCAGATAG